One window of uncultured Trichococcus sp. genomic DNA carries:
- a CDS encoding ECF transporter S component yields the protein MKTEKSSTYRLVVLALFMALTVVMTLLFRIPIPYGYVNLGDMVLLLAGLSFGGSAGFFVGALGSMLADLFAGYAFYAPITFVVKGLEGFFAGWLFHKMDHKKPWLATGIAGVWMAIGYAIGDTILFSFGAAIASFPLNIAQGLAGAFLSTLLYRWLNPYITKKLK from the coding sequence ATGAAAACTGAAAAAAGCAGTACTTACAGATTGGTTGTTTTGGCCTTATTTATGGCGCTTACCGTCGTCATGACTTTATTGTTCCGCATCCCGATCCCTTACGGCTACGTCAACTTGGGGGACATGGTGCTCCTGTTGGCAGGTCTGTCCTTCGGAGGCAGCGCGGGCTTCTTCGTAGGCGCACTCGGCAGCATGCTGGCCGACCTGTTCGCCGGTTATGCCTTCTATGCGCCGATCACTTTCGTCGTGAAAGGCTTGGAAGGATTCTTTGCCGGTTGGTTATTCCATAAAATGGACCACAAAAAGCCGTGGCTTGCTACGGGAATCGCCGGTGTGTGGATGGCGATCGGATACGCCATCGGGGACACGATCCTTTTCAGTTTTGGTGCCGCGATAGCGTCGTTCCCGTTGAACATCGCGCAAGGTCTCGCGGGGGCATTCCTGTCCACCCTCTTGTACCGTTGGTTGAACCCTTACATCACGAAGAAATTGAAATAA
- a CDS encoding bifunctional metallophosphatase/5'-nucleotidase produces MQEKLTILQINDTHSYLELHNELFYEKETLAFRKAGGYARIQSLIKDFRSKNPTLVFDNGDTIHGTYEAVATKGWHMLPVLNEVGFDAMTFHWDTGFGPANLKQIGKQLDYPILAINAYEKESGNLAFEPYKILSVGELSIGVIGIACNIIDKTMPPHFSEGLSFTLGREELPGYVAELKEKAVDLIIILSHLGFPQDLKLMSEVEGVAICLSGHTHNRQEHIVQVGETAVIQSGSHGSFLGALELSLEDGAIQTIEHQLIPVTQDIPEDAEMKTLVEAALSPYREKLELKVGETKKVLHRGWSVETTMDNFLLDAMLYHTKTDLAFSNGWRYGVPILKGPVTLRELYQIIPMDPPISTAILTGSELLAMLEENMENTYAADPFDQMGGYLKRAMGLHAYIKLENPKGTRVQKLFIGGEEVLPDKEYTVSYVTNQGVPKKFGKEHKNLEKHAVEAMMDYLAEMGPYEKELRGTYHLV; encoded by the coding sequence ATGCAGGAAAAACTGACGATCCTTCAGATCAACGACACCCACAGCTATTTGGAGCTGCACAACGAACTGTTCTATGAAAAGGAAACTTTGGCTTTCCGCAAAGCAGGCGGCTATGCCCGCATCCAAAGCCTGATCAAAGATTTCCGCAGCAAGAACCCGACCCTCGTTTTCGACAACGGCGACACGATCCACGGCACCTACGAAGCGGTCGCTACGAAAGGCTGGCACATGCTGCCGGTCCTGAACGAAGTCGGTTTCGATGCCATGACGTTCCACTGGGACACAGGCTTCGGTCCGGCCAATCTGAAACAAATCGGAAAGCAATTGGATTACCCGATTCTCGCAATCAATGCCTATGAAAAGGAAAGCGGCAATTTGGCGTTCGAGCCGTACAAAATCCTGTCCGTCGGCGAACTTTCGATCGGGGTGATCGGCATCGCCTGCAACATCATCGACAAAACGATGCCGCCCCATTTCAGCGAAGGTCTTTCCTTCACATTGGGCCGCGAGGAACTGCCAGGCTATGTGGCGGAATTGAAGGAAAAAGCGGTCGACCTGATCATCATCCTGTCCCATCTCGGTTTCCCGCAGGATCTGAAATTGATGAGCGAAGTCGAAGGCGTGGCGATCTGTCTGAGCGGCCACACCCACAACCGTCAGGAACACATCGTCCAGGTCGGCGAAACGGCAGTCATCCAATCCGGCTCGCACGGCTCTTTCCTTGGTGCACTCGAACTGAGCCTTGAGGACGGCGCGATCCAAACAATCGAACATCAACTGATTCCGGTGACGCAGGATATCCCGGAAGATGCTGAGATGAAAACATTGGTCGAGGCTGCCCTCTCCCCTTACCGCGAAAAATTGGAACTGAAAGTCGGCGAAACCAAAAAAGTGCTGCACCGCGGCTGGAGCGTCGAAACGACGATGGATAATTTCCTTTTGGATGCCATGCTTTACCACACGAAAACGGATTTAGCCTTCTCCAATGGCTGGCGTTATGGGGTTCCGATCCTGAAGGGCCCGGTGACATTGAGGGAGTTGTACCAGATCATCCCGATGGACCCGCCGATTTCCACCGCTATCCTGACCGGATCCGAACTGCTGGCTATGCTGGAGGAAAACATGGAGAACACCTATGCAGCCGATCCCTTCGACCAGATGGGCGGCTACCTGAAGCGGGCGATGGGCTTGCATGCGTACATTAAACTGGAGAATCCGAAAGGAACGCGTGTCCAAAAACTCTTTATCGGCGGCGAAGAAGTCCTCCCGGATAAAGAATACACGGTCAGCTATGTGACCAACCAGGGCGTGCCGAAAAAGTTCGGAAAAGAACACAAGAATCTGGAAAAGCATGCAGTCGAAGCGATGATGGATTACTTGGCCGAAATGGGTCCGTATGAAAAAGAATTGCGCGGCACCTATCATCTCGTCTGA
- a CDS encoding AEC family transporter, with the protein MDVRVVFGRMIMLVLIMFVGYLATVMKVFDKHANANFAALITYVTVPALVIASVEGAGEVGTKSDTLFVLLTATLMYLFTVGLAKFSPKLFRADAETEGIIEFLTIFTNNGFMGLPVVQAIFGTGALFYASLYGIPNNLLIYSLGVFLIAKGSKKSRANWKAILLNPGNLASLFAVFVFLFDIKLPALVMDTATSIGNITSPLAMIIIGASLADIDILGAFKEWKIYLFAFYRMIVIPLFLWWALKGILTNPIMLGILVIIAAMPGPAMAVALSMQYGGNTAFATRYVFISTLLSVFTIPLLAALLF; encoded by the coding sequence TTGGATGTTAGGGTTGTATTTGGTAGGATGATCATGCTGGTCTTGATCATGTTTGTGGGCTATCTCGCGACGGTCATGAAGGTTTTCGACAAGCACGCGAACGCCAATTTTGCGGCATTGATCACCTATGTCACGGTGCCGGCGCTCGTCATCGCTTCTGTTGAGGGTGCAGGGGAAGTAGGCACGAAATCGGACACGCTCTTCGTCCTGCTGACCGCAACGCTGATGTATCTTTTCACGGTCGGTTTGGCCAAGTTCAGTCCCAAACTGTTCCGCGCGGATGCTGAAACGGAAGGGATCATCGAGTTCCTGACCATCTTCACGAACAACGGCTTCATGGGGCTGCCGGTCGTGCAGGCCATTTTCGGCACCGGCGCGCTTTTTTATGCCTCGCTGTATGGCATCCCAAACAACCTGCTGATTTACTCTTTGGGTGTCTTCCTGATTGCGAAAGGCTCGAAAAAATCGCGGGCGAACTGGAAAGCGATCCTGCTGAATCCTGGCAACCTCGCTTCGCTGTTTGCGGTTTTCGTTTTCCTGTTCGATATCAAATTGCCGGCGTTGGTCATGGATACAGCCACCAGCATCGGGAACATCACTTCCCCATTGGCGATGATCATCATCGGCGCGTCTTTGGCCGACATCGACATCCTCGGTGCCTTCAAGGAATGGAAAATCTATCTATTTGCGTTCTACCGCATGATCGTGATTCCGCTGTTCCTTTGGTGGGCTTTGAAGGGCATCCTGACGAACCCGATCATGCTGGGGATCCTCGTCATCATCGCGGCCATGCCCGGCCCGGCGATGGCTGTCGCACTGTCGATGCAGTATGGAGGCAACACAGCCTTCGCAACGCGCTACGTCTTCATTTCGACACTGCTTTCGGTGTTTACGATCCCTTTATTGGCCGCTCTGCTTTTTTGA